Part of the Methylomonas rapida genome is shown below.
CAAATCGACACGCTTGAGCACCAGCTCGGTCATCTCGCCGGAGCCGTAGCTCTTACAAATTCCCTGGCAAGTCATGATGCTATTCATCCGTGGAATACCGAGACAGGGTCGAGTTTGAAAATGGCCCGGATCGAAAACCAGGAAGCGCCGAGGCAGCAGAGCAAGGAAAAAGCAATAAGTCCGGCCGACACTAGTGGGGTCGTTTCCAGCGGTATCGGACTACGAGCGGAGGCATTGCTGGCAAGGATAAACAGCACAGTACCAAACAGAATTCCAAGGCCACCCAAACTCAAGCTTTGACTCAGTACAATTTGCCTCAAGGTTTTTTGATGAAAGCCCAAAGCCAGCAACGTGGCATAATTACCGATATGATCTTGGGTAATTGCAAACAAGGTTTGACTCATGATGACTACGCCAACCAGCAAGCCTAATATGGCGGTAATGATCACCGTGATACCAACGCCGGTTTCCAGCATCCAGTATTTGACCGAGCGTTCGGCAAATTCCGATGTGGTAAGTACTTCGACATTGGATACTTCACTGGCGATGCGGTCGCGAACCTCCGTGAGGCTGGCCCCTGGTTCTATTTTGGCTAAAACATAGGAAATTTCTTCATCTTTATAATAGGGCGAATAGCGTAAGGCATTTTCGATTGAGGTAAAAACAAAAGGGGCGGCGGTAAATGTCCTGACTTCGCTGGAGATGCCGCCTAAAATGACCCGATTACCTTCTATCTCTGCCTCGTCGCCAAGGTTGCGTAAGCCCAAGACATCATAGGAAAGTTCGTCGATAATAACTGTCTCGGGCTGTTCAATATTTTCTATATCGCCGGCCAACATTTTCCAGGGGCCGCCGGCGTGTCTAGTATCCAAACCAACAATTTCGACATTAATTCTTTTGCCATCAGGATGTTGCCACGTAGCCCATCCCATCAACATCCCTTCTGCCCAAGCAACACCCGGTATGCTGCTGACTTGCTGTACCCGATGGCGAGGAATGGCGGTACCATAGTCGAAGGCGCGGGTTTGCTCTGCCATCACCCAGATATCGACGCCGGCGTGTCTGATGATTGCGCTATTGGTGTTGATCCAGCCTACCAATAGACCAATTTGGGCTGCGGCCAGGAAAAAGGCGATGGCTATTCCCACGATCGTCATTACGAAGCGCAGCAGGTTGTGCGACAGCATGCGAATCGCGACCGGGATGACGACGGTGTTCATAAGGAAGCCAAATAACCAGTTTCAGATAAGATGAGCGATTTTAAGTAGTACGCCAATGATCAAAGTGGTTTGCAGTAAGCCGACTGCAACTACCCAGCGCACCAGTTCTGCCTTGGTTTCAGCAAGCTTGATTTCAACTGCTTTGACTTCCAGACGTACTTGGCCGATTTCATGCTGTAAGCGGCTCTCTGTCTCCCTGATTTCCAGTCTGACATTTTCAATTTCCTTTTGTAGTTTTCCTTCGACGTGCCTGATTTCCAGTCTGATATTTTCAATTTCCTTTTGTAGTCTTCCTTCGACGTGCCTGATTTCCAGTCTGACATTTTCAATTTCCTTTTGTAGCTTTCCCTCGACTTCCCGGATTTCCTTGAGCAATCGCAATTCGCTTTCACGCATATGGCCTTGCGTGGCCACTTCCTTCAAATGTGGATAACGCTCTTCCAGTTGCTCAAAGGCATCAGCGATCACCTTGGCACGGGTTTTATCCTCGCCGGCTTCGGTGAGTTGTTCATAAAGACGTAAGGCGACACTCATTGAAATTTCCCGTGAAATACCATTGACAGTATAGCAAACAACACAGTACAAACCGACGAGCAAACCAAGAGGAGTGACACAATGACCGTCTTTGATTATCAACAAGCCTTTTCGCGTAACATTGGTTGGGTAACCCAGCAAGAGCAGGAAACATTAAGAAGAAAAAAAATTGCCATCGCAGGGCTTGGTGGAGTAGGGGGCAGTCACTTGTTGACGTTGACGCGTCTTGGTATCGGTGCCTTCCATATCGCCGATTTCGACAAGTTTGAGTTGCCCAATTTTAACCGGCAGGCAGGGGCTACTGTGTCTCATCTGGATCGACCCAAAACCGATGTGTTAGCCGAGATGGCGCTGGATATCAATCCGGAACTGCAAATCAACAAATTTCCACACGGCGTGACCATGGACAACCTGTCAGAATTTTTTACAGGGGTTGATGTTTACGTCGATGCGCTGGATTTTTTTGCCTTTGATGCGAGGGAAAGGGTGTTTGCTTACTGCGCGGAGCACGGAATACCCGCGATTACAGCGGCGCCATTGGGGATGGGCACGGCATTGTTGAATTTTTTGCCAGGCCAAATGACATTTGAGGAATACTTCAGGCTTCAGGGAAAATCGGAAACCGACAAAATTCTGCATTTTTTATTAGGCCTGTCGCCGGCGATGCTGCAGCGTGGTTATTTGGTCGATCAGGGCGCGGTTGATTTGCTGAATCACAAAGGCCCTTCCACGCCGATGGCTTGCGAATTATGTGCCGGTGTGGCGGCGACACAGGCTTTAAAGATTTTGCTAAAAAGAGGAAAGGTTTTAGCCGCTCCTTGGGGGCTTCAATTCGATGCTTATACCAATAAGATGATAAAAACTTGGCGGCCCGGCGGAAACAGGCACCCCATTCAGTGTTTAGGACTGTTTATGGCGAAAAGGCAGTTTTTGCATTTGGGGGGGGGGCAAGAATAAGGTAAGTGCTGCTGAAAGTCGGATTCTATGTTGATTCGGTATGGAGATTCAAAATTCATTGCAAGATTGCAATTTGAGCTTCCCATGTTCCATGGTTGATTGGGATTGACGGCAAGCGGCTTCGATACAAAGAGTGTCAGTTTTTTTTACGGGTTTGAGGAAAAGGAATGAGTATTTTGGGGTTTCTTGTTTTATTTTTATATAAATCAATATCTTGGAATAATTGGCATATGATGTGCTTTATTTTTGGCGTGTTGTCCATTATCTTAACTTGGAGAAATCTAATGAAAATCGCAAATAAACTAGCAGTGGTCATGGCGTTATCGGCGCTATCAATTGGTAACGCGCAGGCTGCGGCAGCAAAAATTAACACGGGTGTGGATCAGAATTTCGATGGAGATTCGGTCACAGATGTTTTCTTTGACTTGGGGCTTTTTCCTAATGCTACTTCAAATTACACAGGCGCTTCACTAGCCGATGGTTTTTTGAACCCAGGTGATATAGCGAATTTTTCTGACTCCGGTCAAGTTTTGGTTCAAGCCTTGAATCCCTTAAGTACTGTCATAAACGATGTTGAAGGTTTTGGTAATTCTTGGACTTTAAATGCGGTTTATTCAGTTTCAGGTACTGCACAGTATTTAGGAACCGTGAACTATGATTTGAATAATATTGCCACGGGAACCCTGTTTAATGCTAATGAAGGTTTCTTACCCACTTTTGTAAGCGGTACTTTAGAGCTTGTTCTTGTTAATCCAAGTAACTCTTTAGGAGCAGGTGTAAATGGAACCAAATTACTTGAATTAACCCTAACCGGAGGGAGTACTTCTATTGGAAATATCCTTCTCAATGGTGTCGTTGATTACTCTTGGTACAATGCTTTAGCCTACAACGCTAACCAGCAATGGCTAATTGAAAATATGTTCCAATTCGCTACTGGGCAGACATTTTTTGCTGCTGGTTCCGGAACAAATATTGGTAAACTTGCATGGCGAGATGATTTCAATATCGATCCAAATCTGGTTCCAAGGTTTGGACAAAGTAATTTCTATGCTCCAGAAGGCACAAAGTCTAAAGCTTGTGACCAAGGTGCCGCTTGCAGAACCAGCAATCTTAATATGACATTACGTTTCAACAATGTGCCTGAACCGGCTTCAGTCGCGTTATTGGGAATTGGGTTATTGGGTTTAGCTGTTTCGCGTCGAAGAGGTGGGGCAAACATAGAGGCGTAGTTCAAAAGGGTAAAAACCCCCTTTAGTTTAATGCTAGGAACTAAAGGGGAGTAAAAAAGGGCTCTCCCAGATTTCCCGTGGTAGTTCATGATCTCGGCCTAAAACTGAGATTTCAAAGATTAGCAATAAATAATAATTGCTCTTTATTTCAATGGGATGGATTGTATGAGGCAGTTTTTTCGATCTGCAGTCAGCAAAAAAGGGGGTCAGAGTCCTTTTTGGTGTGGAAATTCTCGACAATCTGGTTTTGCCGTCACTGCGGCTGCAGGTGGTTAGCTATACTTGGCTTCTGTTTTTTGAAAAAAGGGGGCAGAGTCCTTTTTGGTGTAGAAATTCTCGACAATTTGGTCTTGCCGTCACTAATTCTGCATGTGGATTGCAATACTAGGTCATTGTTTATATGCAGAAATACAATATTTTCTCATTTGGGCTTTTGTTGCTTGCCTGATGTTGGCTCTGCATGTTGAGTAGGCGGCGCTTGTAGTAGAATGAAAGTCGCTTATTGTTTCTGAGATTCGGTTATGAATGCAATTCCTTTTGATACCCTGCAATTTGCCAACCGACTAAAGGCGGTCGGGTTTTCTGAAGAACAGGCTGCCGTTTTAACAGAATTGCAGAAAACGGCGACGGGTAATACGTTGGAACAGGCGCGGCACGATTATCATCTTGATGATGTGGCGGCTAAGAGGGATTTAAAAGAATTAGAGGCAACGTTGAAGCATGAAATGCGCGAGTTGGACCATAAGATAGAGTTGTTAAGGGCTGACACGCAACGGATGATTGCGGAAAGCAAAGCCGATTTGACTCGCTGGATCATTGGCGCCGGCTTTTTGCAAACCGCGTTAATTATTGGTGTGCTGTTGAAAATTGCTCATTTGATTTGAAATAAAAGGGGCGGAGCCATTTTGCGTGACCTTGTGCAATAAGGGGTCAGAGTCCTTTTTAAGGGGCGTTTTGTGATATACTGCAAGCGTTGTCATCGTATAGCATTGGAGTATAGGGATGGCTTTAGCCCAAGAAGATATCGAGCAAATCCAAAATTTGATTAGGGAGAATATTTCCGAGCGTTTGCTTGCGCAGAATGTAAATGTTCGTTACGAACTGGACTTGCGTGAGCGGACGATTCGCGTTGAGGAAGAACTGAAACATCAACGTGAGTTGATGCTGGAAGGCTTCAAACAGATGGAAAAGCGTTTCGAGCAGGTTGACAAACGCTTTGAACAGATCGATAAGCGCTTTGAACAGATCGATAAACGCTTTGAATTAATCGAAAAGCGTTTTGAACAAATTGACAAGCGCTTTGAGCAAGTAGAAAGGCGTTTCGAACAAATCGACAAGCGGTTTGAACAAGTCGATAAACGTTTCGAGCAAGTCCATTCCGAGATCATGGCTATTCATAGTGAAATTAAGCTGCTCATGCGTTGGGGGGTTGGGACTTTGCTGGCTGTAGCCAGTTTAGTAGTCGCCGTTTTGCGCGTAATGCCTTGACACCTAAGTCTAATGCCCAGGAAACCGCGTTTTTTTCTGCCGGGCGTGCCCGTTCACGCTATTCAACGTGGGAATAATCGGCAGCCTGTCTTTTTTGAAGATGAAGACTATCGTATGTATTTGACTTGGCTGACTGCGGCGGCCGAAAAATATGCTTGTCAAATTCATGCCTACGTGATCATGACCAATCATGTGCACCTTTTAGCGACGCCCGGTCAGCAGGATAGTATCAGTGGCTTGTTTCAATATATCGGTCGGCATTATGTTTCTTATGTCAATAAGAAGTATCAACGCACCGGCACGCTTTGGGAAGGGCGCTATAAAGCCTCTTTGATTGACGAAGAGCCGTATTTGCTAAGTTGCTACCGCTATATCGAGTTAAATCCAGTTCGTGCGGGGATGGTAAGCGCTCCCGAAGACTACCCATGGTCCAGTTATCGATGCAATGCTTTAGGGGAGGATAATCTACTGCTCAAACCACATCGGTTGTATGCTCAGTTGGCTAGGTCTGACGAACAACGGCGCGTTGCGTATCAATCGCTTTTCACTGGCGCGCTAGATGATGCGGTGGTGAATGAGGTAAGAGCCAGCACCCAAAGTGGTACGCCATTGGGTAATCAGCGATTCCATGAGGCGATTGAGCGTTCATTGCAGGTTAAGGTGGGATATGCCCGGCGAGGAAGGCCGGTTAGGCAAGTGTAAAATTTTCTGACGCTTGAGCGAGCGATTAGAAAAATCAAGACTTTGACGGTCACCTGTCCTTTTGGGTAATTTTGTCCGTTGCGCCTTCAGGTTCAAATGCTCTAAGGATTGGTCAAAATAACTTCCAATTTGGTTACCCTCCCCCCAACCCGAAGGAAGAGGGAGTAAAATCCGAAAGTTATTTCAGACGGAATCCTGAGCGCCGAGGCCATGAGTTGTGTCGAGGCGAGATCAACTTTTTCTGGTGTAAAAATTCTCGACAATCTGGTTTTGCTGTCACTGCGGCTGCAGGCGGTTTGCTATACTCGGCTTCTGTTTTTTGTGGAGAAACGCAATGCCTACCATCAGCATGTTTTATGGGATTCTCGTATCAATGTATGTTTTTGATTCGGAGAAGCATCATTTGCCGCATATTCATGTTCGATACAATGAATTCAAGGCATCTATAGCCATTCCGAATGGTGATGTGCTCGAAGGTGTTCTGCCGGCGCGACAAATGAAGCTGGTTCAGGCATGGATAGAATTACATCAGGATGATCTGATGGCCGATTGGTATCTGGCATCGAATGGTCAGACACCATTCAAAATCGATCCCTTGCGCTGAGGGGTGGGATATGACGCCTGATGTGGTACAAGTCACACCACTAACTGATTATTGTCTGGAGGCCGTTTTCGAAAATGGGGAGCGTCGTTGGTTTGATATGAAGCCCTTCCTTTCCTACCCGGCATTTTCTGCACTCACTGAAAAGAATCTATTTATGAAAGCACATGCCGCACATGGCACCGTGACATGGAATGACGAGATTGATCTTTCGCCAGATACCCTTTATCTACGAGGGCGGTCTCTATAGAAGTAAGGGGTCAGCCGAGACCATGACGTGTGTCGAGGCCAGATCATTTTTCTTGGTAGACGAGCATGCTTAACATACCGAAATTTCCTAAAAAGCAATGCGTCATCACGCTATTTCTCTATGGATTGACCCAAGGCGCTTGGGCGCTTGAGGGCGAGTCGCCCGAAGCGCTCAGGCAACTTGCCATGAACCATGAGCATGGCCGGTCTGGTGTCAAGCAAGATTTTCAGCAAGCTTTTCAGTTGTATTGTCAGGCTGCCTTGCAAGGGGATGCGGAATCGGCTTACAACATGGGATTCATGTATTTTAATGGCCGAGGTAAACCACGCGACTTGTCGTTGGCTGTGCATTGGTTCAAGCAAGCGGCCGAGGCCGGCGATAAACATGCTCAAAAAATGCTGGTGCGTTATGTCGATGTTTCTGTGGTTGATGATCAGGCATGCAAGCGACCGGACGCTGAGCCAGAGTTGAAGTTGGCTGCCGACGCCAATCCGAACAAACAAGTGGTTGAAGGCTGGGTCAAACAAATCGCTCCCCATTACGGCATAGACCCAGAGTTGGTTATGGCGGTGATTCGCGCCGAATCGGCATTCAATGCCAGTGCCTTATCCAATAAGAATGCGCAAGGCTTGATGCAGCTCATTCCTGAAACGGCAGCGCGCTTCGGTGTCAAAGACAGTTGGGATCCGATACAGAATATCCAGGGAGGGACCGCGTATTTACACTGGCTGCTCAGGCATTTTGAGGGCAAGGTGGATTTGGTTTTGGCCGCTTATAATGCCGGTGAAGGAGCCGTTGAGCGCTATCATGGCATCCCCCCTTATCAAGAAACGCAGAATTATGTCAGACAAATTCTGACATGGTATCCAAAGCCTTTTCATCCCGTACCCACGCAAGAGCCAGGCAAAATAGTCGTTAGGCAAAAGACCTAGCGAATTGCGCGGCACGCTTTTAGAAGCGGGTCACATATAACTTTAGCGTATCCCCCCTCGTCCAAGTTTCTCTGGAGGAAGGATGGGGAAATCAAGAGCTTTGATCAGAATAGCGCCTAATCATGTCCTGGAAGCCATGTTTTTCCAACAGGCTATAAAGGGTTGGGCGCGTTATTCCCAGCAGCTTGGCGGTTTCCGAGATATTGCCGTCGCTATAATGAAATGCGCGCTTTATGGCGGACAATTCCGCGGCATCACGAACGGTTTTTAAATTTAGCGGCATTGCATGATCCAGAATTTCGCCCATTTCCAAATCGTGCAAAGTTATCAGGTGCTTGTCGGACATTATCACGGCGCGTTTGAGCTTGTTTTCCATTTCCCTGACGTTGCCCGGCCAGGCGTAGTTTTCTAGTGCCTGTATGGCTTCTGGCGACAAGCGTTTTTCTTTGCAGTTGTGTTCGTTGCAGAAACGCTTTAGCAACGCGTTTGCTATGACCAAAATATCGCCCTCGCGTTCTCGTAAAGGGGGAATGTCGATGGTGATTTCGCTCAGGCGATAAAATAAATCGCCACGGAATGCATTTTGCGCAATCAATTCCTGCAGGTTGCGATGGGTGGCGCAAATGATGCGCACATCGACCGGAATTTCCTTGCGCCCGCCTAAGCGTTCGATGACGCGCTCCTGGATGAAGCGTAGCAGTTTGGCTTGTAGTGAGAATGGTAAGTCGCCGATTTCATCGAGGAAAAAAGTGCCGCCGTCCGCATATTCTATTTTGCCTTTGGTTTGTGCTACCGCGCCGGTAAAAGCGCCTTTTTCATAACCAAATAATTCGCTTTCCAATAAGGTTTCTGGAATGGCCGCGCAATTGACCGCAACGAAGGGGTGCTTGGCGCGCGGACTTTTTTGATGTATCGCCTTGGCGAGCAATTCCTTGCCGGTTCCACTGTCGCCTGACAGCAGCACGGTGGCTTGGGTTGGCGCGATCCGATCGACCATGCGCATCACGTTTTGCATCTGCGGACTGGTGGCGATGATGCCCGCTGAAGAGCTTTGCTGACATTGCAGATTGCGGAAATCGCGTTCCAGGGTTTGTAGATGGAATGCCCGCGCGATAATCAAGTTGAGAACATCCGGATCGACCGGCTTTTGATAAAAATCGTAGGCACCAAGCGCGATGGCGTCGATGGCATTGGTTCGGTCGTCGTTTCCCGTGACTACGATGATTTTTGTATGCGGGGCTAAAGCGAGTATTTCTTTCAGGGTGGCAATGCCCTCGCTGGCATTGGTTGGGTCAGGAGGCAGGCCGAGGTCGAGCGTTACAACGCCCGGTGTGTAGCGTCTTAATGCGGCAATTGCTTCCGCGCGATTGCTGGCGATGATCGTTTCATACTGGTCCAGACTCCACTTTAACTGTTTTTGTAAGCCGGGGTCGTCTTCAACTATTAACAGAACATTGGATTGGCTCATTCTGTGCCTGATTTCGTCAGTGGTAGATGTAAGGTTATCGTGGTGCCTTTGCCGGGTTGGCTCTCGACATCGAGTTGTCCATGGTTTTTTAGAATATAGTCTCTGGCTTCATAGGCACCTATGCCCATGCCTGCGTTACCTTTGGTGGTGTCGAAGGGCTTGAATAAGCGTTCGGCTATGAATTTTTCATCCATGCCGATACCGTTGTCGATGATTTTGAGGGCAGCATAGTCACCTTCTATGTTTAGGGAAAGTTTAACCCAGCCATCGGGTTTTTGCTTGGTGGCGTCCTGGGCATTTTGTATCAGGTTGCTAATGATGCTGGCCAGTTTTATCGAGTCTGCCTTGATGGCGCAGTCTTCGGTCGCAATTGCCAATTGCACTTCCGGGTGGCCGATATGTTGTTTCTGAATTTTTCGTAAAAACTCACCTAGATCAATCAGCGTGGCGGGCGATGTGGGCGGTTTTCCTTGTTTTAATTGATCGACGATGCGCTGCATTTTGTTCACGACATTATGCAAGGTGTCTAGGGTGTCATCGAAAAATTCAGGATTGTGCTTATGCTTGTCGGCATTTTTTACAATCAATGAGATTTGAGCCGCAATGTTTTTCAGATCATGTACGAGGTACGCCGAGAGCCTATGATAAGCCTCGAACTGGCGATTGCTGGCCAAAGCTTCGCTGGCTTTGCTGAGAGCAATGGCATTGGCAAGTTGCATCCCTACCGTTTTTAAAAGATCATGGTCCTCCCAATTAAGTTTGCGAGGGGCTCTGGGTTGGGTTAAAGCGACAAAAGCTTCTAGGTGGTTGAGATGAAATAAGGGGATAATCAGCCATATCTGACTGTCCTCGTAGCACCATGGGGACAAATCAATATCATCGTAAACCTCCGGGGTGTGGGCTAGTTCAAAAAAATCGATCACCCATTGCTTGTTGGCTAAATATTCAGGCAGGTGCCGATTATTTTTTAAATGCGTAAGTTCTTGCGATGGAATGCGAAAGTTCTGTGTCGCTGCCAACACAAATTCGCCCTGATCATTTTTTAACCAAAGCCCGCCGCCACAGCTTTCTACCAGGTTGGTAAGGGTGGTGATAATAAAAGTTTTCAGCTCTTCCAGCGACTCGAGTTTTGCCAGTGACTTACTGATTTTTAGCCATTCTTCACGGTAGTCGTAACTGTAGTGGAAAAAGTGCTTGCTAAAATAAACTTTTGCCAAGGCCCTAATCTTTCCCGAGGTAAAGGAGATCACCAATAACAGAAGGGCTAGGAAAATGAATAAGGTTTGAAGGGTTTCGCCCCACACTGCGTCTGTGTGTTTCAGATAATAGCCGGCAACTGACATCAGCAGCAGATAGATGCCGCAACCGAGTAGAATTGTGGTGTAAAAAGTTGTTTTTCGCGGGCTTGTATGTTTTGTCTTTGCGTCACTCGCCTCGACGGGGGGTATGCGGGTGATGGCAATTCCTAGTAAAGGCGCCGTTAAGGCGTTGAGAAGGCCGCGGGTTTGCCAAAGAGAGACATCTAATTGCTTGTAAAGTAAGGATTTACTATAGACCATGAAGTCAATCGCAAAGATGGCGCTAAGGGCAAGGCAGGCAAATTTTATGTTCCAACGTTCGGAGAGAGGGGTATTACGGTATAGTTGTTCGATAAGAATGAGTCCCGAGATTGCAAAGATCACATGAGAAAAGAAGCGTGGGTCCATGTGCGTCCAGGTACGAATCCAATCCAAGAAGGCTGGAAAAGTCTCTATACTTACTACAAAAAGAACAAGCCCGCCAAATGCTGGTGTGAGTGGGCAGTCCTTGAGATATTGGAAGGCATTGCCGCTAAGTTGCTTTGACAATAAAGTCGCCAGGAATAAAATCCAGGATGTATTGCGTAAGGTTTCATAAACCAGTGTATCGGCCAGAAAAAATTGTTCATCCAGGGTCGTTTGTATGATTTTTAGGCTCCAAATTATGGATAGCAGCGTGGCTATCCTGAATGACATGTTGCGTTGTGTTCTGGTAAACGAAAATAACAGTAAAGCTCCGAAAGCAAGTGCGCTGGCTGAATAACTGAAAAAAATGAAATGGTCCATGCTTAAGATATGCTGGAGATGCCTTGTATTTAGGGCTTTATTATAGCGTTAAGGCAGGCGCGATTGTGACGGATAGGCTTGGCAATCAACTTAGGAAGGCATGAAACAAATTCTGTACGAGATTATAAATAATCCACAATTTTCCGAAGGTTCTGCATGGAAGCGTTGTTTTTTTCGCGCGGGGGAAAAAATCCTTGAAAAGGACACTATCGGGAATACTTTGTTTTTTCTTGATGAAGGACAAGTAAGAATCTTGGGGGGAGCTGAAATCGAAGGGAATATCCGAATTACTCCAGGGCTTTGTGATTTGCAGGCAGGGGCTATATTCGGCGATATTTGTTTGTATGGCAATCATCGGAGGACGGCCACTGTTGTGGCGCTTACTGATGTGAATGTCATAGAAATTCGTAGCGATATGCTGAGTGTATTTTTGGATGATCATCCTGTCCAAGGGTATTTGTTTTTAAAAGCCTTGTTTCAAATTATGGTGCTACGCTTGGAGTTAGCCAACGAAAGAATCGAGAAACTTTTGGCATGGGGCATCAAAGCGCATGACATTGATAAATATCTTTGATTGCTTGCTTAATATCATTTTTTAGGGGTCGACTTTAATTATGAATAGCGAACCTAATCTCTCTCTCACGGAAAGCTTTGAACGTTATTTTCGCGTGGAGTTGGCGGTATCGGAAGCCCAGAAAAGGCAGGTATTCGGCATAAGATATAGGGTGTATTGTGAAGAGTTTAAATACGAACCCACCGATCACTTTCCCGAGCAATTAGAAATTGACGAATATGACCAGTTTTCTAGGCATTGTCTGATTGTGCATCGTAGCACAGGTACGCCCGCCGGTTGCGTGCGATTGGTTCCGGCATTAGGTGAGTGCGATGTTGATCCGTTGCCATTGGAGAAATATTGTCGAACCAGTTTGGATTGGGGGTATATCGAGAATCTAAAATTGGATCGCAATACAGTTTGCGAAATTTCGCGATTGGCTGTGGATGGGGCGTTCCGTCGTCGTACGGGGGAGTCCTTGACGAGGTTTGGTCAAATTAATGGGCTGACTATTGATGCTCAAGAGCAAAGAAGTTTTTCATTGATTGCGGTAGCTTGTTTTCTTGCAGCGACAGCGTTAACCGTGATGGATGGTAGAACCAACGTATTTGCGATGATGGAACCCTTTTTGCCTCGTTTGATGCATCGATCCGGTATCGATTTCCAGCGTGTGGGGAAAGATATGGATTATCATGGCATAAGGGCGCCATATTTCATTACTAGCCAGTCCGCTTTGAATAATATGCATAGCGATTTGGCCTGTTTATATCAATGGATTCAGGAAAGTTTAAAAACAAATATTCCGTAAATTAACTGGTTTTAAAGTATTTATCGACGAGATAAATTTTGTGATATTTTATGGCTTTTGAATAGCATATTTTTCGAGTAGTGCATTTGTTTAAGATTAATAATTTAGAGAAAATCGGTTAGTTGTGGGTCCGTTATGCGGGAAAAGCGGCATAACTGTTTTACGCCCGGTATTGTGGGATTAACACACCGCCGCGTACC
Proteins encoded:
- a CDS encoding PEP-CTERM/exosortase system-associated acyltransferase; translation: MNSEPNLSLTESFERYFRVELAVSEAQKRQVFGIRYRVYCEEFKYEPTDHFPEQLEIDEYDQFSRHCLIVHRSTGTPAGCVRLVPALGECDVDPLPLEKYCRTSLDWGYIENLKLDRNTVCEISRLAVDGAFRRRTGESLTRFGQINGLTIDAQEQRSFSLIAVACFLAATALTVMDGRTNVFAMMEPFLPRLMHRSGIDFQRVGKDMDYHGIRAPYFITSQSALNNMHSDLACLYQWIQESLKTNIP
- a CDS encoding Crp/Fnr family transcriptional regulator, which codes for MKQILYEIINNPQFSEGSAWKRCFFRAGEKILEKDTIGNTLFFLDEGQVRILGGAEIEGNIRITPGLCDLQAGAIFGDICLYGNHRRTATVVALTDVNVIEIRSDMLSVFLDDHPVQGYLFLKALFQIMVLRLELANERIEKLLAWGIKAHDIDKYL
- the prsK gene encoding XrtA/PEP-CTERM system histidine kinase PrsK gives rise to the protein MDHFIFFSYSASALAFGALLLFSFTRTQRNMSFRIATLLSIIWSLKIIQTTLDEQFFLADTLVYETLRNTSWILFLATLLSKQLSGNAFQYLKDCPLTPAFGGLVLFVVSIETFPAFLDWIRTWTHMDPRFFSHVIFAISGLILIEQLYRNTPLSERWNIKFACLALSAIFAIDFMVYSKSLLYKQLDVSLWQTRGLLNALTAPLLGIAITRIPPVEASDAKTKHTSPRKTTFYTTILLGCGIYLLLMSVAGYYLKHTDAVWGETLQTLFIFLALLLLVISFTSGKIRALAKVYFSKHFFHYSYDYREEWLKISKSLAKLESLEELKTFIITTLTNLVESCGGGLWLKNDQGEFVLAATQNFRIPSQELTHLKNNRHLPEYLANKQWVIDFFELAHTPEVYDDIDLSPWCYEDSQIWLIIPLFHLNHLEAFVALTQPRAPRKLNWEDHDLLKTVGMQLANAIALSKASEALASNRQFEAYHRLSAYLVHDLKNIAAQISLIVKNADKHKHNPEFFDDTLDTLHNVVNKMQRIVDQLKQGKPPTSPATLIDLGEFLRKIQKQHIGHPEVQLAIATEDCAIKADSIKLASIISNLIQNAQDATKQKPDGWVKLSLNIEGDYAALKIIDNGIGMDEKFIAERLFKPFDTTKGNAGMGIGAYEARDYILKNHGQLDVESQPGKGTTITLHLPLTKSGTE